In a genomic window of Hyphomonas sp.:
- a CDS encoding flavodoxin family protein gives MSILVSIVYHSGYGHTSVLARSVQSGVASIEGAAPHLVDVTQMTDRCWEILDASDAIIFGSPTYMGAVSGPFKTFMDRTSGIWFQRGWQDKLAAGFTVSSSQAGDKFATLSQLATLAAQHGMLWISLGLVPGNNASTASIDDINRIGGSLGVMAQANADQGGDVAPPEADRETARLLGQRVAGLAVRFAQAVRLEAVTI, from the coding sequence ATGTCCATTCTTGTTTCCATCGTCTACCATTCCGGCTACGGCCACACATCCGTCCTGGCCCGGAGCGTCCAGTCCGGCGTTGCATCCATTGAAGGTGCGGCCCCGCATCTTGTCGATGTCACGCAGATGACCGACCGGTGCTGGGAAATCCTCGACGCATCCGATGCCATCATCTTCGGCTCACCCACCTATATGGGCGCGGTGTCCGGCCCCTTCAAAACCTTCATGGACAGGACGTCCGGCATCTGGTTCCAGCGCGGCTGGCAGGACAAGCTCGCCGCCGGCTTCACCGTCTCCAGCTCACAGGCCGGAGACAAGTTCGCCACGCTCAGCCAGCTTGCCACGCTGGCCGCCCAACACGGCATGCTCTGGATCAGCCTCGGCCTTGTGCCGGGCAACAATGCCTCCACCGCCTCGATCGATGACATCAACCGAATCGGCGGCTCGCTCGGCGTAATGGCCCAGGCAAATGCCGATCAGGGCGGCGATGTCGCGCCTCCGGAGGCAGACCGGGAAACGGCCCGTCTGCTCGGCCAGCGCGTCGCCGGTCTGGCGGTCCGCTTTGCCCAGGCCGTCCGGCTCGAAGCCGTCACGATCTGA
- a CDS encoding TetR/AcrR family transcriptional regulator — protein MSIKKKDSPARIRRTPEESRANILAAAETLLVEQGPQTLRLADVAKAAGVANATVLHHFGSIDAVQQALMERMIADLVDAILAIQIPADGPVRAREVALRTLFEALETRGAARLAAWLELTDETSRLTVVQKAVQDVAQKKISQAGIPPGLAEDMILMSVTLALGTGLFGPSLGNLIGKPPERARELTLQMLMSYFEKLAG, from the coding sequence ATGTCAATAAAGAAAAAAGACAGCCCGGCCCGAATCCGTCGTACGCCCGAGGAATCGCGCGCCAACATCCTGGCCGCCGCAGAGACCTTGCTGGTGGAACAGGGGCCGCAGACGCTGCGCCTGGCCGATGTGGCCAAGGCGGCGGGTGTGGCGAATGCCACCGTGCTGCACCATTTCGGCTCCATCGACGCCGTGCAGCAGGCCCTCATGGAGCGGATGATCGCCGACCTGGTGGATGCGATCCTGGCGATTCAGATTCCCGCTGACGGGCCGGTGCGGGCGCGGGAAGTGGCACTGCGGACGCTGTTCGAGGCGCTGGAGACCCGCGGGGCGGCCCGGCTGGCCGCCTGGCTGGAATTGACCGACGAGACCAGCCGCCTGACCGTGGTGCAGAAAGCCGTGCAGGATGTGGCGCAGAAGAAAATCAGCCAGGCCGGCATTCCGCCGGGACTGGCTGAGGACATGATCCTGATGAGCGTGACGCTCGCCCTCGGCACCGGCCTCTTCGGCCCGTCGCTCGGCAATCTCATCGGCAAGCCCCCGGAGCGCGCCCGGGAGCTGACGCTGCAGATGCTGATGAGCTATTTCGAGAAGCTGGCCGGGTAG